The following proteins are co-located in the Microbacterium sp. SORGH_AS_0888 genome:
- a CDS encoding aldo/keto reductase — protein sequence MTVPHITLNDGHRIPQLGFGVFRVDPAETERIVGEALEAGYRHIDTAAVYGNEEGVGRAIASSGIPRDELFVTTKLWNSEQGRDTARPALEASLERLGLDHVDLYLIHWPRPDLDRYVETWQALASLRDAGLTRSIGVSNFTIAYLQRLLDETGVVPAVNQVELHPAFAQRELRAFQEPLGIHTEAWGPLGQGKYDLLAEKAVADAAAAHGATPAQVVIRWHLQQGIIVFPKSSTRDRIVENFDVFGFELTDAEMAAIDGLDRGQRVGADPETATF from the coding sequence ATGACGGTTCCCCACATCACGCTCAACGACGGCCACCGCATCCCCCAGCTCGGCTTCGGCGTCTTCCGGGTCGATCCGGCAGAGACCGAGCGCATCGTCGGCGAGGCGCTCGAGGCCGGCTACCGGCACATCGACACCGCCGCGGTCTACGGCAACGAAGAGGGGGTCGGGCGCGCGATCGCGTCCTCCGGCATCCCGCGCGACGAGCTGTTCGTCACGACCAAGCTGTGGAACTCCGAGCAGGGTCGCGACACGGCCCGCCCCGCGCTCGAGGCGAGCCTCGAGCGGCTCGGGCTCGACCACGTCGACCTCTACCTCATCCACTGGCCGCGCCCCGACCTCGACCGTTACGTCGAGACCTGGCAGGCCCTCGCGAGCCTGCGCGACGCGGGTCTCACCCGCTCGATCGGCGTCTCGAACTTCACGATCGCGTATCTGCAGCGCCTGCTCGACGAGACCGGCGTCGTGCCGGCGGTCAACCAGGTCGAGCTGCACCCGGCCTTCGCGCAGCGCGAGCTCCGGGCGTTCCAGGAGCCCCTCGGCATCCACACCGAGGCGTGGGGGCCGCTCGGACAGGGCAAGTACGACCTGTTGGCAGAGAAGGCCGTCGCCGACGCCGCCGCCGCGCACGGGGCGACACCGGCGCAGGTCGTCATCCGCTGGCACCTGCAGCAGGGCATCATCGTGTTCCCGAAGTCGTCGACCCGTGACCGCATCGTCGAGAACTTCGACGTCTTCGGCTTCGAGCTGACGGATGCCGAGATGGCGGCCATCGACGGGCTCGACCGCGGCCAGCGCGTCGGCGCCGACCCCGAGACCGCCACCTTCTGA
- a CDS encoding SDR family NAD(P)-dependent oxidoreductase yields MRLRDRVCIVTGGGSGIGLATVRRLAAEGAITVSLDIDAGSAPAAALSLACDVTDDAQVAHAFDEVVARFGRVDVAVVNAGIALEVPLLDTTPEQWSRVIGVNLTGAFHTARHAVRRMLPDGGALVFHASMSGLVATADEPAYCASKAGVIGLSRAIAVDYASHGIRSNCVCPGVVDTPMTRQQFAGHERFRDLVERAHPLSRFALPEEIAAASAFLASDDAAFVTGTELVVDGGYTAR; encoded by the coding sequence ATGCGGCTGCGCGACCGGGTGTGCATCGTCACCGGGGGCGGCTCCGGGATCGGTCTCGCGACCGTGCGCCGGCTCGCCGCCGAGGGAGCGATCACGGTGTCGCTCGACATCGACGCCGGATCGGCCCCGGCCGCCGCCCTCTCGCTCGCCTGCGACGTGACGGACGACGCGCAGGTCGCGCACGCGTTCGACGAGGTCGTCGCCCGGTTCGGGCGCGTGGACGTCGCCGTCGTGAACGCGGGGATCGCGCTGGAGGTGCCGCTCCTGGACACGACGCCGGAGCAGTGGAGCCGGGTCATCGGCGTGAACCTCACGGGCGCGTTCCACACGGCCCGGCACGCCGTGCGGCGGATGCTGCCGGACGGCGGCGCGCTCGTGTTCCACGCCTCGATGTCGGGGCTGGTGGCGACGGCGGACGAGCCCGCCTACTGTGCGAGCAAGGCCGGCGTGATCGGCCTGTCCCGTGCGATCGCGGTGGACTACGCGTCGCACGGGATCCGGTCGAACTGCGTGTGCCCCGGCGTCGTGGACACCCCGATGACCCGCCAGCAGTTCGCCGGCCACGAGCGGTTCCGCGATCTCGTCGAGCGGGCGCATCCGCTGTCGCGGTTCGCCCTGCCGGAGGAGATCGCGGCCGCGTCGGCGTTCCTCGCCTCGGACGACGCGGCGTTCGTCACCGGGACGGAGCTCGTCGTCGACGGGGGCTACACGGCGCGGTGA
- a CDS encoding LuxR family transcriptional regulator — MLAQPEPAEPHRSPPTDEDRDQVYRLTDAAYSEVGAQPASAAAIRAVSAVIAEIAPASSDDPDTEPAADEEPGDHVLRALTRMATARQRGDFPRAVELTKGLRAIRPTLAPPSIAGAVAEQCALTYLLTGDSITALVELAASNALNAQVPQMRRRSLLLSSMVHSMRGNLREAGQRLHAAQLIGSVPSPPHTPSTGWESLAAGMLRIESGARGDGTRTAPLPEIEGIGELWPLAMLAHGRESLIAHSPLGVIESAEFALQCHTTHGPTALSAACWLLVYGHLGLGDIRRAEAAVAEYAQEGRTVSILARARLLLEQQRHEEARDLADSVLGRRAASVSVKGEALLLRIWADCLIDGRSDPLRRSVAVRLATHSGLLRPFAQVPRWLIDEIADAVEGEARTRFRAATEDLAVSASWLPGEELSPRERIVLRAIFEHESVADIASALYVSPSTVKSQLSSVYRKLGVHSRTAAIAAAVRAGLHRPLDG, encoded by the coding sequence ATGCTCGCGCAACCCGAACCTGCCGAGCCCCACCGCTCTCCGCCCACGGACGAGGACCGCGATCAGGTCTACCGGCTCACGGACGCGGCATACTCGGAGGTGGGGGCGCAGCCGGCGAGCGCGGCAGCAATCCGTGCGGTGTCCGCGGTCATCGCCGAGATCGCTCCCGCGTCCTCAGACGACCCTGACACGGAGCCGGCCGCCGATGAGGAACCGGGGGACCACGTGCTTCGGGCATTGACACGGATGGCGACGGCACGCCAGCGTGGCGACTTTCCGCGCGCCGTGGAGCTCACCAAGGGGCTGCGGGCGATTCGGCCGACGCTCGCACCCCCCTCGATCGCCGGAGCGGTGGCCGAGCAGTGCGCCCTCACCTACCTCCTGACCGGCGACTCCATCACGGCGCTCGTCGAGCTGGCCGCGTCGAACGCGCTCAACGCGCAGGTCCCCCAGATGCGGCGGCGGAGCCTGCTGCTGTCGTCGATGGTGCACTCGATGCGCGGAAACCTGCGCGAGGCCGGACAGCGCCTGCATGCGGCGCAGCTGATCGGCAGCGTGCCGTCGCCGCCCCACACCCCCAGCACCGGGTGGGAGTCGCTGGCCGCGGGCATGCTGCGCATCGAGTCGGGGGCACGCGGCGACGGCACGCGCACCGCGCCGCTGCCCGAGATCGAGGGCATCGGCGAGCTGTGGCCGCTGGCGATGCTCGCCCACGGCCGCGAGTCCCTCATCGCCCACTCTCCGCTCGGTGTCATCGAGTCGGCGGAGTTCGCGCTCCAATGTCATACGACGCACGGACCGACCGCCCTCTCCGCCGCGTGCTGGCTCCTCGTCTACGGGCACCTGGGTCTCGGCGACATCCGGCGCGCGGAGGCAGCCGTGGCCGAGTACGCCCAGGAGGGACGAACGGTGAGCATCCTGGCGCGGGCGCGACTGCTCCTCGAGCAGCAGCGACACGAGGAGGCGAGAGATCTCGCGGACTCCGTGCTGGGGCGGCGCGCAGCGTCGGTCTCGGTCAAGGGCGAGGCGCTGCTGCTGCGGATCTGGGCCGACTGCCTCATCGATGGCCGATCCGACCCGCTGCGCCGGTCGGTCGCCGTCCGGCTCGCGACGCACAGCGGCCTGCTGCGCCCGTTCGCGCAGGTGCCGCGCTGGCTCATCGACGAGATCGCGGATGCGGTGGAGGGGGAGGCGAGGACTCGGTTCCGCGCGGCCACCGAGGATCTCGCCGTCTCCGCCTCGTGGCTGCCCGGGGAGGAGCTGAGTCCTCGCGAGAGGATCGTGCTGCGCGCGATCTTCGAGCACGAGTCCGTCGCCGACATCGCCAGCGCCCTGTACGTGTCGCCGAGCACGGTCAAGAGCCAGCTGAGCTCCGTCTACCGCAAGCTCGGCGTGCACTCCCGCACCGCCGCGATCGCGGCCGCCGTGCGCGCCGGCCTGCACCGACCCCTGGACGGATGA
- a CDS encoding PPOX class F420-dependent oxidoreductase, protein MTTDQIIPDGYRYLLEGPFYGSLGTIRPDDTVQVTPMWFAFDGERVRFTHTRKRQKYRNLQHNPSMALSIIDPDDPFRYLEVAGRLVEVVPDPEGAFYVELQNRYGNPSTTPPPDAAERVVLVMSIERATKQ, encoded by the coding sequence ATGACGACCGACCAGATCATCCCCGACGGCTACCGGTACCTGCTGGAGGGGCCGTTCTACGGCAGCCTCGGCACCATCCGTCCGGACGACACCGTCCAGGTGACTCCGATGTGGTTCGCCTTCGACGGCGAGCGGGTGCGCTTCACCCACACGCGGAAGCGGCAGAAGTACCGCAACCTGCAGCACAACCCGTCGATGGCGTTGTCGATCATCGACCCCGACGATCCGTTCCGCTACCTGGAGGTCGCGGGCCGGCTCGTGGAGGTCGTGCCCGACCCGGAGGGCGCCTTCTACGTGGAGCTGCAGAACCGGTACGGCAACCCGAGCACGACTCCCCCGCCGGACGCCGCGGAGCGTGTCGTGCTCGTGATGTCGATCGAGCGCGCGACCAAGCAGTGA
- a CDS encoding DUF4239 domain-containing protein gives MTDLPLWLGLLVSVAGFLALSWAILLLLRRWVRRASHGAPEWDRVLGYVTAAYGVLYGVTLAMIAAAAFSHSTDVDDIVLRESSSVAVLYRDASGFGEPTASELRQALAAYTEDVVEHDWPQQQAGTKPEEARAEIDEIQRLLFSYEPATAGQQQVQNQAIGAFNQFVADRRERIAITGLALPSVLWVVVLVGAVLNAVLIALVEVRNLRAHLIMSGLIAAYVALVVYAIATFDSPYSGAVAVGPGYFVDLLDGLFAGSRGAGG, from the coding sequence GTGACGGATCTGCCCTTGTGGCTCGGGCTCCTCGTGTCGGTCGCGGGGTTCCTCGCCCTCTCGTGGGCGATCCTGCTGCTCCTGCGGCGCTGGGTGCGCCGGGCCTCCCACGGCGCGCCCGAGTGGGATCGCGTGCTCGGCTACGTCACCGCCGCCTACGGCGTCCTCTACGGGGTGACGCTCGCGATGATCGCGGCCGCTGCGTTCTCGCACTCGACCGACGTCGACGACATCGTGCTCCGGGAGTCGTCGTCGGTGGCGGTGCTCTACCGCGACGCGTCCGGGTTCGGCGAGCCGACCGCATCCGAGCTGCGCCAGGCGCTCGCCGCGTACACCGAGGACGTCGTCGAGCACGACTGGCCGCAGCAGCAGGCGGGCACGAAGCCCGAGGAGGCGCGCGCGGAGATCGACGAGATCCAGCGGCTGCTGTTCTCCTACGAGCCCGCGACGGCGGGGCAGCAGCAGGTTCAGAACCAGGCGATCGGCGCCTTCAACCAGTTCGTGGCCGATCGGCGCGAGCGGATCGCGATCACGGGACTGGCGCTGCCGAGCGTGCTCTGGGTCGTCGTGCTCGTCGGGGCCGTGCTGAACGCCGTGCTCATCGCGCTGGTCGAGGTGCGGAACCTGCGCGCGCACCTGATCATGTCGGGCCTCATCGCGGCGTACGTCGCCCTCGTCGTCTACGCGATCGCGACCTTCGACTCGCCCTACTCCGGTGCCGTCGCGGTCGGCCCGGGCTACTTCGTGGACCTGCTCGACGGCCTGTTCGCCGGCTCGCGCGGCGCCGGGGGCTGA
- a CDS encoding PLP-dependent cysteine synthase family protein has translation MRYANSVADLVGNTPLVRLRHVTDGVAATVLAKLEYMNPGGSAKDRIARNIIDAAERDGLLQPGGTIVEPTSGNTGVGLALVAIERGYRMIFVVPDKFAGEKTAVLRAYGAEIVVTPTNVPPEHPDSYYSVSDRLAREIPGAFKPNQFANQNGPRGHFETTGPEVWRDTDGQLTHFVAGIGTGGTISGTGRYLKQVSEGAVTVIGADPEGSIYSGGPIHGYLVEGVGEDFLPDTFDPAVVDGYERVTDAESFAMTRRLAREEGLLVGGSSGMAVVAALRVARGLPSDATVVVLLPDHGRGYLSKLYDDDWMREHGFLADGSPAPTPAGAER, from the coding sequence ATGCGCTACGCGAACAGCGTCGCCGACCTCGTCGGCAACACCCCCCTCGTCCGTCTCCGGCACGTCACCGACGGCGTCGCCGCGACAGTGCTCGCCAAGCTCGAGTACATGAACCCCGGCGGGTCCGCGAAGGACCGCATCGCCCGCAACATCATCGACGCCGCCGAGCGCGACGGCCTGCTGCAGCCGGGCGGCACCATCGTCGAGCCCACGAGCGGCAACACGGGCGTGGGGCTCGCCCTCGTCGCGATCGAGCGCGGCTATCGCATGATCTTCGTCGTCCCGGACAAGTTCGCGGGCGAGAAGACGGCCGTGCTGCGCGCCTACGGCGCCGAGATCGTCGTCACCCCGACCAACGTGCCGCCGGAGCACCCCGACTCGTACTACAGCGTCTCCGACCGGCTCGCCCGCGAGATCCCCGGCGCGTTCAAGCCGAACCAGTTCGCGAACCAGAACGGCCCGCGGGGCCACTTCGAGACCACCGGTCCGGAGGTCTGGCGCGACACCGACGGGCAGCTCACCCACTTCGTCGCCGGCATCGGCACGGGCGGCACGATCAGTGGGACCGGCCGCTACCTCAAGCAGGTCTCCGAAGGCGCCGTCACCGTCATCGGCGCCGACCCCGAAGGCTCCATCTACTCCGGCGGCCCGATCCACGGCTACCTCGTGGAGGGCGTCGGCGAGGACTTCCTCCCCGACACGTTCGACCCGGCCGTCGTGGACGGCTACGAGCGGGTGACGGATGCCGAGAGCTTCGCCATGACGCGCCGCCTCGCCCGCGAGGAGGGCCTCCTGGTCGGCGGATCCAGCGGCATGGCCGTCGTCGCCGCCCTCCGGGTCGCGCGCGGCCTCCCGTCCGATGCGACGGTCGTCGTGCTGCTGCCCGACCACGGCCGCGGCTACCTCAGCAAGCTGTACGACGACGACTGGATGCGCGAGCACGGCTTCCTCGCCGACGGATCGCCCGCCCCCACCCCCGCAGGAGCAGAACGATGA
- a CDS encoding polysaccharide biosynthesis tyrosine autokinase yields the protein MELSDYIRVLRKNWLVIVVITLVALGAAAGYSLTRTPLYESQSTVVVSTSGGGTVQDLQQGNTFTQARVTTYVNLVTKPVVMNKAIAQLGLGVTAEELAPNVTASNTLNTTLITISVKNANAVLAADIANALAASLTDAVQDIEPSTDGSIPVKLTRVQDALPGTTPVSPNVPLNLALGALIGLAIGIGAAVLRTVLDNKVRSVRDIHQVTDRPIIGAIPYDPKAQERPIILQADPHNTRSEAFRALRTNLQFLEMDGGHTFVVTSSIPSEGKSTTTVNLAIALADAGKRVALIDTDLRKPKVAEYLNIEGGAGLTDVLIGRVSVGDVMLPWGRRPLFVLPAGKVPPNPSELLGSKQMTQLLDAISADFDVVLLDAPPLLPVTDAAILAKQTTGALLVAAAGRVTTGQLGGAVTALETVEANIAGVVLSMVPTRGADAYGYGYGYGYGYGYGYGGYGTYGVTTPEPKTRRKDRRAAAPAEAETPPPAV from the coding sequence ATGGAGCTCAGCGACTACATCCGCGTCCTGCGCAAGAACTGGCTCGTGATCGTGGTCATCACCCTCGTCGCTCTCGGCGCCGCGGCGGGATATTCACTCACCCGTACGCCGCTGTACGAATCGCAGTCGACCGTGGTCGTGTCGACCTCCGGCGGCGGAACTGTACAGGACCTGCAGCAGGGCAACACGTTCACGCAGGCACGAGTGACGACCTACGTGAACCTGGTCACCAAGCCCGTCGTCATGAACAAGGCGATCGCCCAGCTCGGGCTCGGCGTGACGGCCGAGGAGCTCGCGCCGAACGTGACCGCGTCCAACACGCTGAACACGACCCTCATCACGATCTCGGTCAAGAACGCCAACGCGGTTCTGGCCGCGGACATCGCCAACGCGCTGGCGGCGAGCCTCACCGACGCGGTCCAGGACATCGAGCCCTCGACCGACGGCTCGATCCCGGTCAAGCTGACGCGCGTGCAGGACGCGCTGCCGGGCACGACGCCGGTCAGCCCCAACGTGCCCCTCAACCTCGCGCTCGGAGCCCTCATCGGACTGGCGATCGGCATCGGCGCGGCGGTGCTGCGCACGGTGCTCGACAACAAGGTGCGGTCGGTCCGCGACATCCACCAGGTCACCGACCGCCCGATCATCGGCGCGATCCCTTACGACCCGAAGGCGCAGGAACGGCCCATCATCCTGCAGGCCGACCCCCACAACACCCGCTCCGAGGCGTTCCGGGCCCTTCGCACGAACCTGCAGTTCCTCGAGATGGACGGCGGACACACCTTCGTGGTGACCTCCAGCATCCCGAGCGAGGGCAAGTCCACGACGACGGTGAACCTCGCGATCGCCCTCGCCGACGCGGGCAAGCGCGTGGCGCTCATCGACACCGACCTGCGCAAGCCGAAGGTCGCGGAGTACCTCAACATCGAGGGCGGCGCCGGTCTCACCGACGTCCTGATCGGACGCGTGAGCGTCGGCGACGTGATGCTCCCGTGGGGGCGGCGCCCGCTGTTCGTGCTGCCGGCGGGCAAGGTGCCGCCGAACCCGAGCGAGCTGCTCGGATCGAAGCAGATGACCCAGCTCCTCGATGCGATCTCCGCGGACTTCGACGTCGTGCTGCTGGACGCGCCGCCGCTGCTGCCGGTGACGGATGCGGCGATCCTCGCCAAGCAGACCACGGGGGCGCTCCTGGTCGCCGCCGCCGGCCGGGTCACCACCGGCCAGCTGGGCGGGGCGGTCACCGCGCTCGAGACGGTGGAGGCGAACATCGCCGGCGTCGTGCTCTCGATGGTGCCGACGCGGGGTGCCGACGCCTACGGGTACGGCTATGGGTACGGCTACGGCTATGGCTACGGGTACGGCGGCTACGGCACGTACGGTGTCACGACGCCGGAGCCCAAGACGCGCCGCAAGGACCGCCGCGCCGCCGCGCCGGCCGAGGCGGAGACGCCGCCGCCGGCCGTCTGA
- a CDS encoding ATP-binding protein, producing the protein MVRGRLVRRSASPVAGSPDDVADIERIFRTQPFLQWAFLASILLATAVRWVTGGGFSAWYPGMLLAVVALTALVTWAWRSQLAHTHHALFAVAPVADLLLWPFLRHDLIQTLVQGTLTVVLPLVWLWVGFSYGVALLGGAVLAAATILVEVATQSVEDGWRNALLVVNCALLTLTCAAVAAWMRTVQRRAMSSGTLLRQLLQRNDASTAALDAILQSSTDAIAVLDEKGRILRANEATHRLAALAGVRPMPGGYDRILARGLDGEAIDFAIDTFAERFPSGIPVRIGPEGVERVVSLTMQPIVAPAEERIGTLVIAHDVTALTEALDSRSDYLRTASHELRTPLSIIVGQADLLLETTAEASPETRRRAVDILRAADRLSAVVAALHDAASPHVPMQPTRFDVARLLAAVGARSAVHLAAPAEPAFAFADMRDAERVLVELVSNATRHSGAPHTVQVHARAEGESVVIDVLDEGVGIPDSEEEHVFEPFYRGSAAHRDAVAGIGLGLPVARKVARANNGEVLLVTRGGGGLVARLRLPRAASP; encoded by the coding sequence ATGGTCAGGGGTCGTCTGGTCCGCCGGAGCGCGTCGCCGGTCGCTGGTTCCCCCGACGATGTCGCCGACATCGAGAGGATCTTCCGCACGCAGCCGTTCCTGCAATGGGCGTTCCTCGCGTCGATCCTGCTGGCGACCGCCGTCAGGTGGGTCACCGGCGGCGGCTTCTCCGCCTGGTACCCCGGCATGCTGCTCGCGGTCGTCGCCCTCACGGCTCTCGTGACCTGGGCCTGGCGGAGCCAGCTCGCGCACACCCACCACGCGCTGTTCGCCGTCGCGCCGGTCGCTGACCTGCTGCTCTGGCCCTTCCTCCGCCACGATCTGATCCAGACCCTCGTGCAGGGAACGCTCACCGTCGTGCTTCCGCTCGTGTGGCTCTGGGTCGGGTTCTCGTACGGTGTCGCGCTCCTCGGCGGGGCGGTGCTCGCCGCCGCCACGATCCTCGTCGAGGTCGCCACGCAGAGCGTCGAGGACGGGTGGCGCAATGCGCTCCTCGTCGTGAACTGCGCGTTGCTCACGCTCACGTGCGCCGCCGTCGCGGCCTGGATGCGCACGGTGCAGCGCCGCGCCATGAGCTCGGGCACCCTGCTGCGGCAGCTGCTGCAGCGCAACGATGCCTCCACGGCGGCCCTCGATGCGATCCTGCAGAGCTCCACGGATGCGATCGCGGTCCTGGACGAGAAGGGCCGGATTCTCCGCGCGAACGAGGCGACGCACCGTCTGGCCGCTCTCGCGGGCGTCCGACCGATGCCCGGCGGGTACGACCGCATCCTCGCGCGAGGTCTCGACGGCGAGGCCATCGACTTCGCGATCGACACCTTCGCCGAGCGCTTCCCGTCCGGCATCCCCGTCCGCATCGGCCCCGAGGGCGTAGAGCGGGTCGTCTCGCTCACGATGCAGCCGATCGTCGCCCCCGCCGAGGAGCGCATCGGGACGCTCGTCATCGCCCACGACGTGACGGCGCTCACGGAGGCGCTCGACTCCCGCAGCGACTATCTGCGCACGGCCAGCCATGAGCTCCGCACGCCCCTCAGCATCATCGTCGGCCAGGCCGACCTGCTCCTCGAGACGACCGCCGAGGCGTCGCCGGAGACGCGCCGCCGCGCCGTCGACATCCTGCGTGCGGCCGACCGGCTCTCCGCTGTGGTGGCGGCGCTCCACGACGCCGCCAGCCCGCACGTGCCGATGCAGCCGACGCGTTTCGACGTCGCGCGCCTCCTCGCCGCGGTGGGGGCGCGCAGCGCCGTGCATCTCGCCGCACCGGCGGAGCCGGCGTTCGCCTTCGCCGACATGCGGGATGCCGAACGCGTGCTGGTCGAGCTGGTCAGCAACGCGACACGGCACTCCGGAGCGCCGCACACGGTGCAGGTCCATGCCCGTGCCGAGGGGGAGTCGGTCGTGATCGACGTGCTCGACGAGGGCGTCGGCATCCCCGACTCCGAGGAGGAGCACGTGTTCGAGCCGTTCTACCGCGGATCCGCGGCGCACCGCGACGCCGTCGCCGGCATCGGACTGGGCCTGCCCGTCGCCCGCAAGGTCGCGCGGGCCAACAACGGAGAGGTCCTCCTCGTCACGCGGGGCGGGGGAGGACTCGTCGCCCGACTCCGCCTGCCGCGTGCGGCCAGCCCCTAG
- the atzF gene encoding allophanate hydrolase — protein MTAPDAAVAAVARAYRRIRESARPEVWIALRDEADALREARAVDDRAAAGERLPLAGATVAVKDNIDVAGLPTTVGLPSAAVVATVDAPAVARLRAAGAVVIGKTNLDQFATGLVGTRSPYGAVRGSRLPERISGGSSSGSAVAVALGQVDLALGTDTAGSGRVPAALNGLIGLKPTLGRIPTTGMRDACRPYDTITVFARSLGEAAHAYALMAGDDGADPRWRALPAHRRLAAPAEPVVVVPDASGLAVLPPASRGLWETAVERVAGFATVRPADVSVLLAAARLLYDGAIVAGRYAAAGRWLTPEHEAGLDPTVAGIVRGAAAPAAWRYVEDAERLDRARRAALRILAGADALLVPTAPRHPTLAEVAADPLGVNSEMGTYTNFVNLLDLAAVAVPAGSLGDEGEFGVSFVVRPFEDQIAVDLAARFLGQEPVDVDSEQEDGIDLAVFGAHLRGQPLHPQLQDLGARFLAEVRTAARYRLYALATTPPKPGLVRVDQAGAAIEGELWRLAPAALGRFLADLPAPMTLGPVELDDGRRVVGFGCEPAALTGAEDITADGGWRAALRRRATPHRAV, from the coding sequence ATGACCGCGCCGGATGCGGCCGTCGCCGCCGTCGCGCGCGCCTACCGCCGCATCCGCGAGTCCGCGCGCCCCGAGGTGTGGATCGCGCTCCGCGACGAGGCGGACGCGCTCCGCGAGGCGCGCGCCGTCGACGACCGTGCGGCGGCGGGGGAGCGGCTGCCGCTTGCGGGCGCCACGGTCGCCGTCAAGGACAACATCGACGTCGCGGGCCTGCCGACGACGGTCGGCCTCCCGAGCGCGGCCGTCGTCGCGACCGTCGACGCCCCCGCCGTCGCGCGGTTGCGCGCGGCCGGTGCCGTCGTCATCGGCAAGACCAACCTCGACCAGTTCGCGACCGGACTCGTGGGAACCCGAAGCCCCTACGGGGCCGTGCGGGGATCGCGGCTCCCGGAGCGGATCTCCGGCGGCTCGAGCTCCGGCTCCGCCGTCGCGGTCGCCCTCGGACAGGTCGACCTCGCGCTCGGCACGGACACCGCCGGCTCCGGCCGCGTGCCCGCCGCGCTGAACGGCCTCATCGGGCTCAAGCCCACGCTGGGCCGCATCCCCACGACCGGGATGCGGGACGCCTGCCGCCCGTACGACACCATCACCGTCTTCGCCCGGTCCCTGGGCGAGGCGGCACACGCCTACGCGCTCATGGCGGGCGACGACGGCGCGGACCCCCGCTGGCGCGCGCTCCCGGCGCACCGGCGGCTCGCCGCCCCCGCGGAGCCCGTCGTCGTCGTGCCCGACGCGTCCGGGCTCGCCGTGCTGCCGCCGGCATCCCGGGGCCTGTGGGAGACCGCCGTCGAGCGCGTCGCGGGGTTCGCGACCGTGCGCCCCGCCGATGTCTCCGTGCTGCTCGCGGCGGCGCGACTGCTCTACGACGGCGCCATCGTCGCCGGCCGCTACGCCGCCGCGGGGCGGTGGCTGACCCCGGAGCACGAGGCCGGGCTCGACCCGACGGTCGCGGGCATCGTGCGCGGGGCCGCCGCGCCCGCCGCGTGGCGGTACGTCGAGGATGCCGAACGGCTCGACCGTGCCCGCCGCGCGGCGCTGCGCATCCTGGCGGGGGCGGATGCCCTCCTCGTGCCCACCGCCCCGCGCCACCCGACGCTGGCGGAGGTCGCCGCCGACCCGCTCGGGGTCAACTCCGAGATGGGCACGTACACGAACTTCGTCAACCTGCTGGATCTCGCCGCCGTCGCGGTCCCCGCCGGCAGCCTCGGCGACGAGGGCGAGTTCGGCGTCTCGTTCGTGGTGCGCCCCTTCGAGGACCAGATCGCCGTCGACCTCGCGGCCCGCTTCCTCGGCCAGGAGCCGGTGGACGTCGACTCCGAGCAGGAGGACGGGATCGACCTCGCGGTCTTCGGCGCGCACCTGCGCGGCCAGCCGCTCCACCCCCAGCTGCAGGACCTCGGCGCACGCTTCCTCGCCGAGGTGCGCACCGCTGCGCGCTACCGCCTGTACGCGCTCGCGACGACACCGCCCAAGCCCGGTCTCGTGCGTGTCGACCAGGCCGGCGCCGCGATCGAGGGCGAGCTGTGGCGGCTGGCGCCCGCCGCGCTCGGGCGCTTCCTCGCGGACCTGCCCGCGCCCATGACGCTCGGCCCGGTCGAGCTCGACGACGGCCGCCGCGTGGTCGGGTTCGGCTGCGAGCCCGCCGCGCTCACCGGGGCGGAGGACATCACCGCCGACGGCGGCTGGCGCGCCGCGCTCCGCCGGCGGGCGACGCCTCACCGCGCCGTGTAG